One Pontibacillus yanchengensis DNA window includes the following coding sequences:
- the glp gene encoding gephyrin-like molybdotransferase Glp: protein MIEKRTPIKVTEAVNRVMAYAREHTYEIVSIEESDGRVLAEDIFANQPIPPFDKSPYDGFAFKAADTNQASQDYAVSFEVVEHIPAGTMSSRTLQHGEAARIMTGAPLPRGADCVAMFEVCQSYEDNEKELMSIKRTIQAGDNVNHKGSETLEGTHLIEKGTYIHPGVKAVLATFGYATVHVSKKPVIGLFTTGTELLDVKDDLVPGKIRNSNGHMIASQIKRAGGEVKMLGTLADDFETSYNAIQETLHEVDMVITTGGVSVGDYDLMPDIYDKLEAEQLFNKVAMRPGSVTTVAVKGDQLLFGLSGNPSACYVGFELFVRPVIQKAMFSKQPYPPKSKAYLTTDFPKPNPFTRFVRSRVFFKDGQLWIEPAGPDKSAVVTSLIETNAFMMLPGGTRGFKKGDRVEVIFLETVYGQKEPWTT, encoded by the coding sequence ATGATTGAGAAACGAACACCTATTAAGGTAACAGAAGCGGTGAATCGGGTGATGGCTTATGCAAGAGAACATACATATGAAATCGTCTCTATTGAAGAAAGTGATGGTCGTGTTCTAGCCGAAGATATATTTGCAAATCAACCAATCCCTCCTTTTGATAAATCTCCCTATGATGGATTTGCCTTTAAAGCTGCTGATACCAATCAGGCAAGTCAGGATTATGCAGTTTCCTTTGAAGTAGTAGAACATATTCCAGCAGGTACAATGAGTAGTAGGACTTTGCAACATGGAGAGGCTGCCCGGATTATGACAGGAGCTCCTTTGCCAAGAGGAGCTGATTGTGTAGCTATGTTTGAAGTTTGCCAATCCTACGAAGATAATGAGAAAGAGTTGATGAGTATAAAACGGACGATTCAAGCTGGGGATAATGTGAACCATAAGGGATCTGAAACCCTTGAAGGTACTCATTTAATAGAAAAAGGAACCTATATTCATCCAGGGGTCAAAGCTGTTTTAGCCACATTTGGGTATGCGACTGTTCATGTATCAAAGAAGCCTGTGATCGGTTTATTTACAACTGGTACAGAACTGTTGGATGTTAAAGATGATCTAGTTCCAGGCAAGATTCGCAACTCAAACGGTCATATGATTGCATCTCAAATTAAACGAGCTGGTGGAGAAGTTAAGATGCTAGGGACCTTGGCGGATGATTTTGAGACGAGTTATAACGCCATACAAGAAACCCTTCATGAAGTAGATATGGTTATTACAACAGGAGGCGTTTCTGTAGGTGATTATGATTTAATGCCAGATATCTATGATAAGTTAGAGGCAGAACAATTGTTTAACAAAGTAGCAATGAGACCAGGTAGTGTTACTACAGTTGCCGTTAAGGGTGATCAATTATTATTTGGTTTATCAGGAAATCCATCAGCCTGTTATGTAGGGTTTGAGTTGTTTGTGCGACCTGTTATCCAGAAGGCAATGTTCTCCAAACAACCATACCCACCTAAAAGTAAAGCTTACCTCACAACAGATTTTCCAAAGCCCAATCCATTCACACGTTTCGTAAGAAGTAGGGTGTTCTTTAAGGATGGACAACTATGGATTGAACCTGCTGGACCGGATAAATCTGCTGTAGTCACATCACTTATAGAAACAAACGCATTCATGATGCTACCTGGAGGTACGAGAGGCTTTAAAAAAGGTGATAGGGTAGAGGTGATTTTCCTAGAGACAGTTTATGGCCAGAAAGAGCCGTGGACAACTTAG
- a CDS encoding TrkH family potassium uptake protein: MWIRHRSFRWLNDLSPVQIIVMFYASAVLLACILLGLPVSHQDGVEVSLVDLIFTSVSAVSVTGLTVLPTSETFSVTGVFLLALVLQFGGIGIMAIGTFIWIILGKKIGLRERRLIMTDQNQTTFQGMVRLMKQILFMIFSIELIGFLILGTYFMQFFDTWQEAYYQGFFASISATTNAGFDITGQSLIPFRHDYFVQFIHMVLIILGAIGFPVLIEVREYLFSTSEQRKFMRFSMFTKLTTSTYLILLIIGSVFIALLEFNHFFEDKSWHEILFYSLFQSVTTRSAGLSTMDVSQFTEQTQLLMSALMFIGASPSSVGGGIRTTSFALVVIFLLTYARGQQRIRIFRREVHEGDLIKAVVVSIMAVITFFTAVVILSITEPFGLNEIIFEVASAFGTTGLSLGITPELSLIGKFLLMALMFIGRIGILSFLFTFKKDKKSGNYHYPTERIIIG; encoded by the coding sequence ATGTGGATCAGACACCGAAGTTTCAGATGGCTCAATGACTTATCCCCAGTTCAAATAATAGTTATGTTCTACGCCTCTGCTGTATTACTAGCATGTATTTTATTAGGGCTACCTGTATCCCACCAAGATGGAGTGGAAGTTTCCCTAGTTGATTTAATTTTTACATCTGTTAGTGCTGTCAGTGTAACAGGATTAACCGTTCTTCCTACAAGTGAAACTTTTAGCGTGACAGGTGTGTTTTTGCTTGCTTTGGTTTTACAATTTGGCGGTATAGGAATTATGGCTATTGGAACATTTATTTGGATTATTCTTGGTAAAAAAATTGGCTTACGTGAACGACGTTTAATTATGACCGATCAAAATCAAACAACCTTCCAAGGAATGGTTCGTTTAATGAAGCAAATTCTATTTATGATTTTTTCAATAGAATTAATTGGCTTTCTGATATTAGGTACTTATTTTATGCAATTTTTTGATACATGGCAAGAAGCATATTACCAAGGTTTTTTTGCTTCAATAAGTGCCACCACAAATGCTGGCTTTGATATTACCGGACAATCATTAATCCCGTTTCGACACGATTATTTTGTCCAATTCATTCATATGGTTTTGATTATATTAGGAGCAATTGGATTTCCAGTCCTAATTGAAGTGCGTGAATATCTATTTTCAACCAGTGAACAGAGGAAATTCATGCGTTTTTCTATGTTTACTAAATTAACAACAAGCACATATTTAATATTACTGATTATTGGGTCCGTTTTTATTGCACTCTTAGAGTTCAATCATTTCTTTGAAGATAAATCATGGCATGAAATCTTGTTTTATTCATTATTTCAGTCTGTAACTACAAGAAGTGCAGGCTTATCAACGATGGACGTGAGTCAATTTACGGAACAAACCCAGTTACTTATGTCGGCACTAATGTTTATTGGAGCCTCTCCGAGTAGTGTTGGAGGAGGAATACGGACAACTTCTTTTGCGTTGGTCGTAATCTTCTTATTGACATATGCACGTGGTCAGCAACGTATTCGCATCTTTAGAAGAGAAGTACATGAAGGTGATTTAATTAAAGCTGTAGTGGTATCCATTATGGCCGTTATTACTTTCTTTACAGCAGTCGTTATACTGTCGATTACTGAGCCATTTGGTTTGAATGAAATAATATTTGAAGTGGCTTCAGCCTTCGGTACAACTGGTCTATCTCTAGGTATAACACCAGAGTTATCATTAATAGGTAAATTCCTTTTAATGGCACTTATGTTTATCGGTAGAATTGGGATTCTTTCATTCTTATTTACATTTAAAAAAGATAAGAAAAGTGGAAATTATCATTATCCAACAGAGCGTATCATTATTGGATAA
- a CDS encoding YwpF family protein, producing the protein MKTFKLIKLNVLEGENKDIQKTTIPLIDGLIINREDEANTWLIEAYIEEQYKEYFETIMDKEEEIVLQAKITKSTNQPAMFLVKVIDSNDIGDNSNILFLGKILDHKKDQVENTLKELIEKGYHGEELLQAFKNQVEEAESTT; encoded by the coding sequence GTGAAAACATTTAAATTGATTAAATTAAATGTATTAGAAGGAGAAAATAAAGATATCCAAAAAACGACAATCCCACTTATCGATGGATTAATTATTAACAGGGAGGATGAAGCTAATACATGGCTCATCGAAGCTTATATAGAAGAACAATATAAAGAGTACTTCGAAACCATTATGGACAAAGAAGAGGAAATTGTCCTTCAAGCAAAAATAACCAAATCAACAAACCAACCAGCTATGTTTTTAGTTAAAGTTATAGATAGTAATGACATTGGTGATAATAGTAATATATTATTCTTAGGTAAAATTCTTGATCATAAAAAAGATCAAGTGGAAAATACTCTAAAAGAACTGATTGAAAAAGGTTATCATGGAGAAGAGCTACTCCAAGCTTTCAAAAATCAAGTAGAAGAGGCTGAATCTACCACTTAA
- the moaA gene encoding GTP 3',8-cyclase MoaA: MTEQSQAIKDQFGRPLKDLRISVIDQCNFRCTYCMPAEVFGADYPFLDKEEMLTFDEIIRTAEIFASLGVEKIRLTGGEPLLRKNLHLLIERLYSIKGIEDIALTSNGVFLPKYAKLLKEAGLNRVNLSLDAIDDDVFQSINSRGVKTSPVIKGIEAATNVGLQIKVNMVVKRGMNESQILPMARFFKGKGHILRFIEFMDVGNVNGWHNSEVVSKQEIINTITEELPLEQASPNYYGEVASRYRYKDGNGEIGVISSVTDHFCDTCTRARLSADGTLYHCLFASQGYDIRKLLRKGITDNMLKLEIMKRWSIRGDRYSANRAEGKFPSKEKIEMSYIGG, translated from the coding sequence GTGACAGAACAGTCACAAGCCATAAAAGATCAATTCGGAAGACCTCTGAAAGATCTTCGAATCTCCGTCATTGATCAGTGTAATTTTCGTTGTACGTATTGTATGCCAGCTGAGGTTTTTGGGGCAGATTACCCCTTTTTGGATAAAGAAGAGATGTTAACATTTGATGAAATAATCCGTACAGCTGAAATATTTGCTTCATTAGGAGTAGAGAAAATCAGACTAACAGGCGGTGAACCTCTATTACGAAAAAACTTGCATCTACTAATTGAGAGACTCTACTCAATCAAAGGAATTGAAGATATCGCTTTAACATCGAATGGTGTATTCCTGCCTAAATATGCCAAGCTTTTAAAAGAAGCAGGTCTTAACAGAGTTAATTTAAGTTTGGATGCCATAGACGATGATGTGTTTCAATCAATAAATAGTCGAGGTGTTAAAACCTCTCCTGTAATTAAGGGGATTGAAGCGGCAACTAATGTAGGCTTGCAAATTAAGGTCAATATGGTGGTGAAGAGAGGTATGAACGAATCGCAAATTTTACCAATGGCCCGGTTTTTTAAAGGAAAAGGACATATACTACGTTTCATCGAATTTATGGATGTAGGCAATGTAAATGGATGGCATAATAGTGAAGTTGTTTCGAAGCAAGAAATTATTAATACGATTACAGAGGAACTTCCGCTTGAACAAGCTTCTCCTAATTATTATGGGGAAGTAGCATCACGATATAGGTATAAAGATGGCAATGGTGAAATAGGGGTTATCTCTTCTGTTACAGATCATTTTTGTGACACATGTACGCGAGCAAGATTATCAGCAGATGGAACGTTATACCATTGTTTGTTCGCTTCTCAAGGATACGATATCCGGAAACTCCTAAGAAAAGGAATTACTGATAATATGTTGAAACTAGAAATAATGAAGCGTTGGAGTATTAGAGGGGACCGGTATTCAGCAAATCGCGCAGAGGGAAAGTTCCCATCAAAGGAAAAGATTGAAATGTCTTATATAGGTGGTTAA